A part of Luteolibacter flavescens genomic DNA contains:
- a CDS encoding tyrosine recombinase, protein MEAEAEGFILYLATERGLSTAYQLSVQQSLDALSAYIGKCNLQLRDVGTDELAAFLAERKTAGLAASSLRITTVHLKIFFRWLVSRGKLPMDPAEPLLSPRPEKSLPETLHASDIRKLLESIDTSKLLGRRDLAILELFYASGLRLAEICSAKLEFLDTVEHFIRVTGKGSKTRLVPVGQQAEEALEDYLRNERPALVKKRTGSEIFLSVRGTKLSPDRVRQVVKRRAAMAGIDQNVYPHLLRHSFATHLLEGGADLRVIQELLGHADISTTQIYTHVDASRLKAVHKKFHPRG, encoded by the coding sequence GTGGAAGCAGAGGCGGAGGGATTCATTCTGTATTTGGCGACAGAGCGCGGACTATCGACCGCCTACCAGCTCTCCGTGCAGCAGTCTCTCGATGCACTTTCAGCCTATATCGGGAAATGCAACTTGCAACTCCGGGATGTCGGGACCGATGAGCTCGCCGCCTTTCTCGCGGAGCGGAAGACCGCCGGGCTTGCCGCCTCATCCCTGCGGATCACCACCGTTCACCTGAAGATCTTTTTCCGCTGGCTGGTGTCGCGGGGGAAGCTCCCGATGGACCCCGCCGAGCCGCTCCTTTCCCCCCGGCCGGAAAAATCCCTGCCGGAAACGCTCCACGCCTCGGACATCCGCAAGCTCCTGGAATCCATCGACACCTCCAAGCTGCTCGGGCGGCGGGACCTCGCGATCCTGGAGCTTTTCTACGCTTCCGGGCTGCGGCTCGCGGAGATCTGCTCGGCGAAGCTGGAATTCCTCGATACCGTGGAGCACTTCATCCGCGTGACGGGAAAGGGCTCGAAGACCCGCCTCGTCCCTGTCGGCCAGCAGGCCGAGGAAGCGCTTGAAGACTACCTCCGGAACGAGCGTCCGGCCCTCGTGAAGAAGCGCACCGGCTCCGAGATCTTCCTCAGCGTCCGCGGCACGAAGCTCTCGCCCGACCGCGTGCGGCAGGTGGTGAAGAGACGCGCGGCCATGGCGGGGATCGACCAGAACGTCTATCCTCACCTGCTCCGCCACTCCTTCGCCACTCACCTGCTGGAGGGTGGGGCCGATCTCCGGGTGATTCAGGAGTTGCTCGGCCACGCCGACATCTCCACGACCCAGATCTACACTCACGTGGATGCCTCGCGGCTGAAGGCGGTGCACAAGAAATTCCACCCGCGCGGCTAG
- a CDS encoding cryptochrome/photolyase family protein — MSTLSLVYPHQLFARHPAMREGQSSLLIEDPLFFGNDPHWPMSVHKQRLVLHRASMKAWAAGQEGVSYIGVPAGADLDSAGLLEKEVSRKVTRLELVDPVDDVLMRRIRRFAEGRGMELVIHPSPNFLTPPDLLMEHTGPGRKKPFMASFYQAQRQRMGILVEADGSPTGGRWSFDEENRQRFPEDHLAPMVPRITPNEHVKEAAEWVEARFPENPGRADTFDYPVTRRGALAWLDRFLEQRLADFGAYEDALSRNHRVLFHSVLTPVLNIGLLDPREIVDRALAHAAKHRVPMNSLEGFIRQVIGWREFMAGIYRHRGVAIRNGNFWKHDRPMPRALYDGTTGIPPVDDTIRRVLDHGWCHHIERLMVMGNFMLLCRIRPDDVYRWFMELFVDAYDWVMVPNVYGMSQFADGGTFTTKPYLSGSNYLRKMSYYPKGEWCDTWDALSWSFISDHLEFFGANPRLSMMARTWEKLPAAKKEAHHARAASFLKGLR; from the coding sequence ATGAGCACCCTCAGCCTCGTCTATCCCCACCAACTTTTCGCCCGTCATCCGGCGATGCGCGAGGGCCAGTCTTCGCTGCTCATCGAGGATCCGCTGTTCTTCGGCAATGACCCGCATTGGCCGATGTCGGTGCACAAGCAGCGGCTGGTGCTTCACCGGGCGTCGATGAAGGCATGGGCAGCGGGGCAGGAAGGGGTCAGCTACATCGGGGTGCCAGCGGGTGCGGATCTGGATTCCGCCGGTCTTTTAGAAAAGGAGGTTTCGAGAAAGGTGACTCGGCTGGAGTTGGTCGATCCGGTGGATGACGTCCTGATGCGGCGCATCCGTCGCTTCGCGGAGGGCCGGGGGATGGAGCTGGTGATTCATCCGTCGCCGAATTTCCTGACGCCGCCGGACCTGCTCATGGAGCACACCGGACCGGGCCGGAAGAAGCCCTTCATGGCGTCCTTTTATCAGGCGCAGCGCCAGCGCATGGGGATACTCGTGGAGGCCGATGGCTCGCCGACCGGCGGGAGGTGGTCCTTTGACGAGGAAAACCGGCAGCGCTTCCCCGAGGATCATCTGGCGCCGATGGTGCCTCGCATCACGCCAAACGAGCATGTGAAGGAGGCGGCCGAATGGGTGGAAGCGAGGTTCCCGGAGAATCCGGGGCGTGCGGATACCTTCGACTATCCGGTGACCCGCCGCGGGGCGTTGGCGTGGCTGGACCGGTTTCTGGAGCAGCGCCTTGCGGACTTCGGCGCGTATGAGGATGCGCTTTCGCGGAATCACCGGGTGCTTTTCCATTCCGTGCTCACACCGGTGCTGAATATCGGCCTGCTGGATCCCCGGGAAATCGTGGACCGGGCACTGGCCCATGCCGCGAAGCACCGCGTGCCGATGAATTCCCTCGAGGGCTTCATCCGTCAGGTCATCGGCTGGCGGGAGTTCATGGCGGGCATCTACCGGCACCGCGGTGTCGCGATCCGGAACGGCAACTTTTGGAAGCACGACCGCCCGATGCCCCGAGCGCTTTACGACGGGACGACCGGCATTCCTCCCGTGGACGATACGATCCGCCGCGTGCTCGACCATGGGTGGTGCCACCACATCGAGCGGCTGATGGTGATGGGGAATTTCATGCTGCTCTGCCGCATCCGCCCGGACGATGTCTACCGGTGGTTCATGGAGCTATTCGTCGATGCCTACGACTGGGTGATGGTGCCGAACGTTTATGGCATGTCGCAATTCGCCGACGGCGGCACCTTCACGACGAAGCCCTACCTGAGCGGGTCGAACTACCTGCGGAAGATGTCCTACTATCCGAAGGGCGAGTGGTGCGACACATGGGACGCGCTTTCCTGGAGCTTCATCAGCGATCACCTGGAGTTCTTCGGGGCAAATCCCAGGCTTTCGATGATGGCCCGCACTTGGGAAAAGCTGCCCGCGGCGAAGAAAGAGGCGCATCACGCCCGCGCCGCGTCCTTCCTCAAGGGGCTCCGCTAG
- the rpsT gene encoding 30S ribosomal protein S20, whose amino-acid sequence MANHKSALKRVRQTKVRTERNRARKMTIKTLRKKTLAAVAAADKPAAGQSLSEFSSAVDKAAKKGLIHKNKAANLKSKAAKALATIG is encoded by the coding sequence ATGGCCAATCACAAGTCCGCCCTCAAGCGCGTCCGCCAGACGAAGGTCCGCACCGAGCGCAACCGCGCCCGCAAGATGACCATCAAGACGCTCCGCAAGAAGACCCTCGCCGCCGTCGCCGCTGCTGACAAGCCAGCCGCCGGCCAGTCCCTCTCGGAGTTCTCCTCCGCCGTGGACAAGGCTGCCAAGAAGGGCCTCATCCACAAGAACAAGGCCGCAAACCTGAAGAGCAAGGCTGCGAAGGCATTGGCCACGATTGGCTGA